In one Mucilaginibacter sp. PAMB04168 genomic region, the following are encoded:
- a CDS encoding bifunctional UDP-3-O-[3-hydroxymyristoyl] N-acetylglucosamine deacetylase/3-hydroxyacyl-ACP dehydratase, whose translation MNVKQRTIKAQVAVSGTGLHTGESVTMTFNPAPENHGFKFRRVDLEGSPIIDADVDNVTDTSRGTTITQNGASVSTVEHVLAALVGLELDNVLIDLNGPETPIMDGSSMPFVSALLEAGSEEQDADREYYHIPYNIHYSETDRKVEMVAMPLDDDYRFTCMVDYNSPVLGTQHATISSIAEFKKEVASSRTFCFLHELEMLMKHNLIKGGDINNAIVVVDKHVDAEELAHLAKLFNRKDIDVAPQGILNNIELRHQNEPARHKLLDMIGDLALVGVPLRGHIMAARPGHAANVAFAKKIKALIKKERSRKHVKVYNPNAKPVYDTVQIMNILPHRPPMLLVDKILELTKTHVVGLKAVTMNEPFFVGHFPGAPVMPGVLQIEAMAQTGGILVLNTVPDPENWLTLFLKIENARFKDKVLPGDTLIFRCDLIAPIRRGIAQMKGIGMVGEKIVVEAELMAQIVKYK comes from the coding sequence ATGAATGTAAAGCAAAGAACCATTAAAGCTCAGGTTGCCGTATCGGGCACAGGGCTACACACAGGCGAAAGCGTAACCATGACGTTTAACCCCGCGCCTGAAAATCACGGATTTAAATTCAGACGTGTTGACTTGGAGGGAAGCCCCATTATTGATGCCGATGTAGACAACGTGACCGATACCTCCAGAGGTACAACCATTACCCAGAACGGCGCAAGTGTGAGCACTGTAGAGCACGTACTGGCGGCATTGGTAGGTTTGGAGCTGGATAACGTACTGATTGACCTGAACGGACCTGAAACGCCGATTATGGATGGCAGCTCGATGCCATTTGTAAGTGCCCTGCTCGAAGCAGGCAGCGAAGAGCAGGATGCCGACCGGGAGTACTACCACATTCCGTATAATATTCATTACTCTGAAACCGACCGGAAGGTAGAGATGGTAGCCATGCCCTTGGATGACGACTATCGCTTTACCTGTATGGTGGACTATAATTCGCCGGTACTTGGTACACAGCATGCCACCATATCTTCTATAGCAGAGTTTAAAAAAGAAGTAGCCAGCAGCCGCACGTTTTGCTTTTTGCATGAGCTGGAGATGCTGATGAAGCACAACCTCATCAAAGGGGGCGATATCAATAATGCTATCGTTGTTGTGGATAAGCATGTAGATGCCGAAGAATTGGCACATTTAGCCAAGCTGTTTAATCGCAAGGATATTGACGTGGCCCCGCAAGGCATCCTAAATAATATTGAATTACGCCACCAAAACGAGCCTGCACGCCATAAGCTGCTTGATATGATTGGCGATTTGGCTTTAGTTGGCGTACCATTACGCGGTCATATTATGGCCGCGCGCCCCGGGCATGCGGCTAACGTAGCCTTTGCCAAAAAAATTAAGGCGTTAATTAAAAAAGAACGCAGCCGCAAGCATGTTAAGGTTTACAACCCTAACGCCAAGCCGGTGTATGATACGGTGCAGATCATGAACATTTTGCCGCATCGCCCGCCTATGCTGTTGGTTGATAAAATCTTAGAATTAACCAAGACCCACGTAGTAGGCTTAAAGGCCGTTACCATGAATGAGCCGTTTTTTGTCGGACATTTTCCGGGTGCGCCGGTTATGCCGGGTGTATTGCAGATTGAGGCTATGGCCCAAACAGGGGGCATATTGGTACTCAATACCGTGCCTGATCCTGAAAACTGGCTTACACTGTTTTTAAAAATTGAAAATGCCCGTTTTAAAGATAAAGTTTTACCGGGGGATACGCTTATCTTTAGATGCGATTTAATAGCACCTATACGCCGCGGCATTGCCCAGATGAAAGGCATTGGTATGGTTGGCGAAAAAATAGTTGTAGAAGCCGAACTAATGGCGCAAATTGTAAAATATAAGTAA
- a CDS encoding HD domain-containing protein: protein MNKKKIINDPVYGFINIPTDLVFDLMEHPYFQRLRYIKQLGMTHLVYPGALHTRFHHALGAMHLMQLAVKTLCDKGQKITAEEEEAVMIAILLHDIGHGPFSHALEKHIVKGIDHEDISTLLMNKLNERFGGFLDMAIEIFNDTYPKKFLHQLVSSQLDMDRLDYLNRDSFYTGVSEGVISSERIIKMLNVVDDAIVVEEKGIYSIEKFLVARRLMYWQVYLHKTVTSGEQMLGKILQRARLLSLQGQQLFCTPALNHFLQKSITKEQFIHEDHHIETFTCLDDTDIMAAVKVWIGHADKVLSRLCKNFIQRNLYHVDITNARPSEERVEVLRQVAMKKYNISYEEAGYFVFTDVISNNAYKVGDANIKILMKGGAIKDITTASDNSNLEALAKTVEKYILCYTKDLI from the coding sequence TTGAACAAGAAAAAAATTATAAATGATCCCGTATACGGCTTCATCAACATACCTACCGATCTGGTATTTGACTTAATGGAGCATCCTTACTTTCAGCGGTTAAGGTATATTAAGCAACTAGGGATGACGCACTTGGTTTACCCCGGCGCTTTGCATACCCGTTTCCACCATGCCCTGGGCGCAATGCACCTCATGCAACTGGCTGTAAAAACCCTTTGCGATAAAGGCCAGAAAATCACAGCCGAAGAAGAAGAAGCGGTAATGATTGCCATTTTACTGCATGATATTGGCCACGGCCCGTTCTCGCACGCATTGGAGAAACATATTGTAAAGGGAATTGATCATGAGGATATCTCAACCCTGCTCATGAATAAGCTGAACGAGCGTTTTGGCGGATTTTTGGATATGGCTATTGAGATATTTAATGATACTTATCCTAAAAAATTCCTGCACCAGCTGGTATCAAGCCAGTTGGATATGGACAGGTTGGACTACCTGAACCGCGACAGTTTTTACACCGGTGTTTCGGAGGGCGTTATCAGTTCTGAGCGCATTATTAAAATGCTAAATGTGGTTGATGATGCCATTGTAGTGGAGGAAAAAGGCATATATTCCATCGAAAAATTTTTGGTGGCGCGCCGTTTAATGTACTGGCAGGTATATTTACATAAAACCGTAACCTCGGGCGAGCAGATGCTGGGCAAGATATTACAGCGTGCCAGGCTATTATCTTTGCAGGGGCAGCAACTTTTTTGTACACCGGCATTAAACCATTTCCTGCAAAAAAGTATCACAAAAGAACAGTTCATCCATGAGGACCATCATATTGAAACTTTTACCTGTTTGGATGATACTGATATAATGGCTGCAGTAAAGGTTTGGATTGGGCATGCTGATAAGGTATTGTCGCGCTTGTGCAAAAACTTTATACAGCGTAACCTATATCACGTAGATATCACCAATGCCAGGCCGAGTGAGGAACGCGTAGAAGTACTGCGGCAAGTAGCCATGAAAAAATATAATATTAGTTACGAAGAAGCCGGTTATTTCGTATTCACAGATGTGATAAGTAACAATGCCTATAAAGTAGGCGATGCTAACATTAAAATACTGATGAAAGGTGGTGCAATTAAAGATATTACTACCGCAAGCGATAACTCAAATTTAGAGGCGCTTGCCAAAACAGTAGAAAAATACATACTTTGTTATACGAAAGACCTAATATAA
- the lpxD gene encoding UDP-3-O-(3-hydroxymyristoyl)glucosamine N-acyltransferase: MQFTAHDISLMLNGSIEGDPTVTINKLAKIEEASAGALSFLANPKYEQFLYHTQATIVIVNTSLVVTEPVKATLIRVNDAYSAFSILLEKYNTLKLNKTGIEQPSFTDATATVGENPYIGAFAYIGAGAKMGNNCKIYPNCYIGDNVTLGNDVTLFAGAKIYADCVVGNNVIIHSGAVIGSDGFGFAPNGSGSYTKVSQIGNVVIEDNVEIGANTTIDRATMGSTIIRNGVKLDNLIQIAHNVELGGNTVIAAQTGISGSTKIGANVIIGGQAGIVGHISIAKGSQIQAQTGVNRTITEEGKKWGGVILQPYQGFLRSQLIVHQLPELKKKIEDLEKTIAELRNKQEIIH, encoded by the coding sequence ATGCAATTTACTGCGCATGATATAAGTTTGATGCTGAATGGAAGTATTGAAGGTGACCCTACGGTGACTATCAATAAGTTGGCGAAGATTGAGGAGGCCTCAGCGGGCGCATTGTCATTTTTGGCCAATCCTAAATATGAGCAGTTTTTATACCATACCCAGGCTACTATAGTTATTGTTAACACAAGCCTGGTAGTTACAGAACCTGTTAAGGCAACTTTGATTAGGGTTAATGACGCTTATAGTGCGTTTTCAATACTGCTTGAGAAATATAATACCCTTAAATTAAACAAAACAGGTATAGAGCAACCCAGCTTTACCGACGCTACTGCTACAGTAGGCGAAAATCCATACATCGGCGCATTTGCTTATATAGGTGCTGGTGCCAAAATGGGTAACAATTGCAAAATATACCCAAACTGCTACATTGGCGATAATGTAACGCTCGGCAATGATGTAACCCTGTTTGCTGGTGCAAAAATATATGCCGATTGTGTAGTAGGCAATAACGTAATTATACACTCGGGGGCTGTAATTGGAAGCGATGGCTTTGGCTTTGCGCCTAACGGCAGCGGATCTTACACCAAAGTTAGTCAGATTGGTAACGTAGTAATTGAAGATAATGTGGAGATAGGGGCTAACACCACTATTGACCGCGCCACCATGGGATCAACCATTATACGTAATGGGGTAAAGCTCGATAACCTGATACAAATTGCGCATAATGTTGAGTTGGGTGGCAATACCGTTATAGCCGCTCAAACCGGCATATCGGGCAGTACCAAAATTGGCGCGAACGTAATAATAGGCGGCCAAGCAGGTATAGTTGGCCACATAAGCATTGCTAAAGGCTCGCAAATACAGGCACAAACCGGCGTTAACCGTACCATTACTGAAGAAGGAAAGAAGTGGGGTGGCGTAATATTGCAGCCTTACCAGGGCTTTTTGCGCTCACAATTGATTGTGCATCAGTTGCCCGAGTTAAAGAAAAAGATAGAGGATTTAGAAAAAACAATTGCTGAGCTGCGCAATAAGCAGGAAATTATCCACTGA